The following proteins are encoded in a genomic region of Hippopotamus amphibius kiboko isolate mHipAmp2 chromosome 8, mHipAmp2.hap2, whole genome shotgun sequence:
- the GGT5 gene encoding glutathione hydrolase 5 proenzyme isoform X4, with protein sequence MAQGRGAVVSVVLLGLGLALAVIVPVLVVSRHRVGCGPQAFAHAAVAADSKICSDIGRRPVDRGPRGAPWLRGGPPPPRPPAMGAAVHAHHRAAPRGPPRAPRPQPLPAQQPPASFPVRIVPELFFNGTDPLRPQDPLQWPALAATLETVAAEGAEALYTGRLGRMLLEDIAKEGSQLTAQDLASFRPEVVDALALPLGDYTLYSPPPPAGGALLSLVLNVLKGFNFSAESVARPEGSVNLYHHLVETLKFAGGQRWRLWDPRSHPEVQNTSQDLLGEALAQHIRQQIDARGDHQPSHYSLTGTWSHRMGTAHVSVLGEDGSAVAATSTINTPFGAMVYSPRTGILLNNELLDLCWRHPRGSGAAPPPGEHGAPRERRAGGQDGTRGQGAALGGAPAWKQGCTDTLWPPVPGERPPSSMVPSVLVSAAQGSTLVIGGAGGELIVPAVAQAIVNKLWLGFDLQAAIAAPILHVDSKGRVEYEPSFSQEVQKGLQERGQSQTERPFFLNVVQAVSQDGACVYAAADPRKGGEPSGY encoded by the exons ATGGCCCAGGGCCGCGGGGCCGTGGTCAGCGTGGtgctgctggggctggggctggcgcTGGCCGTCATCGTGCCCGTCTTGGTCGTCTCTCGGCACCGTGTCGGCTGTGGCCCCCAGGCCTTCGCCCACGCCGCGGTCGCTGCGGACTCCAAGATCTGCTCGGACATTGGACG GCGCCCAGTGGATCGCGGTCCCCGGGGAGCTCCGTGGCTACGCGGAGGCCCACCGCCGCCACGGCCGCCTGCCATGGGCGCGGCTGTTCACGCCCACCATCGCGCTGCTCCGCGGGGACCTCCGCGTGCCCCACGTCCTCAGCCTCTTCCTGCACAGCAGCCTCCTGCGTCCTTCCCTGTACGCATCGTCCCTGAG CTCTTCTTCAACGGGACAGACCCCCTGAGGCCTCAGGACCCACTCCAGTGGCCCGCGCTGGCCGCTACGCTGGAGACCGTGGCCGCGGAAGGCGCGGAGGCCCTCTACACTGGGAGGCTGGGCCGGATGCTGCTGGAGGACATCGCCAAGGAAG GCAGCCAGCTGACCGCGCAGGACCTGGCGTCCTTCCGGCCGGAGGTGGTGGACGCCCTGGCGCTGCCCCTGGGGGACTACACCCTGTactcgccgccgccgcccgcagGGGGCGCTCTTCTCAGCCTCGTCCTCAACGTGCTCAAAG ggttCAACTTCTCCGCGGAGTCAGTGGCCAGGCCAGAGGGGAGCGTGAACCTATACCATCACCTCGTGGAGACGCTCAAGTTTGCTGGTGGGCAGAGGTGGCGGCTGTGGGACCCCCGAAGCCACCCGGAGGTGCAG AACACCTCCCAGGACCTGCTAGGGGAGGCTCTGGCCCAGCACATCCGCCAGCAGATCGACGCCCGGGGTGACCACCAGCCCAGCCATTACAGCCTGACCGGGACCTGGAGCCACAGGATGGGCACGGCCCACGTGTCCGTGCTGGGGGAGGATGGCAGCGCCGTGGCCGCCACCAGCACCATCAACACGCC CTTTGGCGCCATGGTGTACTCACCGCGCACCGGCATCCTCCTCAACAACGAGCTCCTGGACCTGTGCTGGAGGCACCCACGGGGCTCCGGAGCCGCTCCCCCGCCGGGTGAGCACGGGGCCCCGCGCGAGAGGCGGGCCGGCGGGCAGGACGGGACgcgggggcagggggcggccCTGGGGGGGGCGCCGGCTTGGAAGCAAGGCTGCACCGACACCctctggcctccagtcccaggcgaGCGGCCCCCGTCGTCCATGGTTCCCTCCGTCCTGGTCAGCGCAGCGCAGGGCTCGACGCTGGTGATCGGCGGGGCCGGCGGAGAGCTCATCGTCCCCGCTGTGGCCCAG GCCATCGTGAACAAGCTGTGGCTGGGCTTCGACCTGCAAGCCGCCATCGCGGCCCCCATCCTGCACGTGGACAGCAAGGGCCGGGTGGAGTACGAGCCCAGCTTCAGCCAG gAGGTGCAGAAGGGGCTCCAGGAGCGGGGCCAGAGCCAGACCGAGAGGCCCTTCTTCCTGAATGTGGTCCAGGCCGTGTCTCAGGACGGGGCCTGTGTGTATGCCGCAGCGGACCCCAGGAAGGGCGGGGAGCCCTCGGGCTACTGA
- the GGT5 gene encoding glutathione hydrolase 5 proenzyme isoform X1: MAQGRGAVVSVVLLGLGLALAVIVPVLVVSRHRVGCGPQAFAHAAVAADSKICSDIGRAVLQQQGSPVDAAIAALVCTGVVNPQSMGLGGGVIFTIYNATTGQVEVINARETVPASHVPGLLGQCEQAQPLGTGAQWIAVPGELRGYAEAHRRHGRLPWARLFTPTIALLRGDLRVPHVLSLFLHSSLLRPSLYASSLRQLFFNGTDPLRPQDPLQWPALAATLETVAAEGAEALYTGRLGRMLLEDIAKEGSQLTAQDLASFRPEVVDALALPLGDYTLYSPPPPAGGALLSLVLNVLKGFNFSAESVARPEGSVNLYHHLVETLKFAGGQRWRLWDPRSHPEVQNTSQDLLGEALAQHIRQQIDARGDHQPSHYSLTGTWSHRMGTAHVSVLGEDGSAVAATSTINTPFGAMVYSPRTGILLNNELLDLCWRHPRGSGAAPPPGEHGAPRERRAGGQDGTRGQGAALGGAPAWKQGCTDTLWPPVPGERPPSSMVPSVLVSAAQGSTLVIGGAGGELIVPAVAQAIVNKLWLGFDLQAAIAAPILHVDSKGRVEYEPSFSQEVQKGLQERGQSQTERPFFLNVVQAVSQDGACVYAAADPRKGGEPSGY; the protein is encoded by the exons ATGGCCCAGGGCCGCGGGGCCGTGGTCAGCGTGGtgctgctggggctggggctggcgcTGGCCGTCATCGTGCCCGTCTTGGTCGTCTCTCGGCACCGTGTCGGCTGTGGCCCCCAGGCCTTCGCCCACGCCGCGGTCGCTGCGGACTCCAAGATCTGCTCGGACATTGGACG GGCCGTGCTGCAGCAGCAGGGCTCGCCCGTGGACGCCGCCATCGCGGCTCTGGTCTGCACGGGTGTGGTCAACCCGCAGAGCATGGGCCTGGGTGGAGGCGTCATCTTCACCATCTACAACGCGACCACCG GGCAGGTGGAGGTCATCAACGCCAGGGAGACGGTGCCCGCCAGCCACGTCCCGGGTCTGCTGGGCCAGTGTGAGCAGGCCCAGCCTCTGGGCACAG GCGCCCAGTGGATCGCGGTCCCCGGGGAGCTCCGTGGCTACGCGGAGGCCCACCGCCGCCACGGCCGCCTGCCATGGGCGCGGCTGTTCACGCCCACCATCGCGCTGCTCCGCGGGGACCTCCGCGTGCCCCACGTCCTCAGCCTCTTCCTGCACAGCAGCCTCCTGCGTCCTTCCCTGTACGCATCGTCCCTGAG gcagCTCTTCTTCAACGGGACAGACCCCCTGAGGCCTCAGGACCCACTCCAGTGGCCCGCGCTGGCCGCTACGCTGGAGACCGTGGCCGCGGAAGGCGCGGAGGCCCTCTACACTGGGAGGCTGGGCCGGATGCTGCTGGAGGACATCGCCAAGGAAG GCAGCCAGCTGACCGCGCAGGACCTGGCGTCCTTCCGGCCGGAGGTGGTGGACGCCCTGGCGCTGCCCCTGGGGGACTACACCCTGTactcgccgccgccgcccgcagGGGGCGCTCTTCTCAGCCTCGTCCTCAACGTGCTCAAAG ggttCAACTTCTCCGCGGAGTCAGTGGCCAGGCCAGAGGGGAGCGTGAACCTATACCATCACCTCGTGGAGACGCTCAAGTTTGCTGGTGGGCAGAGGTGGCGGCTGTGGGACCCCCGAAGCCACCCGGAGGTGCAG AACACCTCCCAGGACCTGCTAGGGGAGGCTCTGGCCCAGCACATCCGCCAGCAGATCGACGCCCGGGGTGACCACCAGCCCAGCCATTACAGCCTGACCGGGACCTGGAGCCACAGGATGGGCACGGCCCACGTGTCCGTGCTGGGGGAGGATGGCAGCGCCGTGGCCGCCACCAGCACCATCAACACGCC CTTTGGCGCCATGGTGTACTCACCGCGCACCGGCATCCTCCTCAACAACGAGCTCCTGGACCTGTGCTGGAGGCACCCACGGGGCTCCGGAGCCGCTCCCCCGCCGGGTGAGCACGGGGCCCCGCGCGAGAGGCGGGCCGGCGGGCAGGACGGGACgcgggggcagggggcggccCTGGGGGGGGCGCCGGCTTGGAAGCAAGGCTGCACCGACACCctctggcctccagtcccaggcgaGCGGCCCCCGTCGTCCATGGTTCCCTCCGTCCTGGTCAGCGCAGCGCAGGGCTCGACGCTGGTGATCGGCGGGGCCGGCGGAGAGCTCATCGTCCCCGCTGTGGCCCAG GCCATCGTGAACAAGCTGTGGCTGGGCTTCGACCTGCAAGCCGCCATCGCGGCCCCCATCCTGCACGTGGACAGCAAGGGCCGGGTGGAGTACGAGCCCAGCTTCAGCCAG gAGGTGCAGAAGGGGCTCCAGGAGCGGGGCCAGAGCCAGACCGAGAGGCCCTTCTTCCTGAATGTGGTCCAGGCCGTGTCTCAGGACGGGGCCTGTGTGTATGCCGCAGCGGACCCCAGGAAGGGCGGGGAGCCCTCGGGCTACTGA
- the GGT5 gene encoding glutathione hydrolase 5 proenzyme isoform X2: MAQGRGAVVSVVLLGLGLALAVIVPVLVVSRHRVGCGPQAFAHAAVAADSKICSDIGRAVLQQQGSPVDAAIAALVCTGVVNPQSMGLGGGVIFTIYNATTGAQWIAVPGELRGYAEAHRRHGRLPWARLFTPTIALLRGDLRVPHVLSLFLHSSLLRPSLYASSLRQLFFNGTDPLRPQDPLQWPALAATLETVAAEGAEALYTGRLGRMLLEDIAKEGSQLTAQDLASFRPEVVDALALPLGDYTLYSPPPPAGGALLSLVLNVLKGFNFSAESVARPEGSVNLYHHLVETLKFAGGQRWRLWDPRSHPEVQNTSQDLLGEALAQHIRQQIDARGDHQPSHYSLTGTWSHRMGTAHVSVLGEDGSAVAATSTINTPFGAMVYSPRTGILLNNELLDLCWRHPRGSGAAPPPGEHGAPRERRAGGQDGTRGQGAALGGAPAWKQGCTDTLWPPVPGERPPSSMVPSVLVSAAQGSTLVIGGAGGELIVPAVAQAIVNKLWLGFDLQAAIAAPILHVDSKGRVEYEPSFSQEVQKGLQERGQSQTERPFFLNVVQAVSQDGACVYAAADPRKGGEPSGY, from the exons ATGGCCCAGGGCCGCGGGGCCGTGGTCAGCGTGGtgctgctggggctggggctggcgcTGGCCGTCATCGTGCCCGTCTTGGTCGTCTCTCGGCACCGTGTCGGCTGTGGCCCCCAGGCCTTCGCCCACGCCGCGGTCGCTGCGGACTCCAAGATCTGCTCGGACATTGGACG GGCCGTGCTGCAGCAGCAGGGCTCGCCCGTGGACGCCGCCATCGCGGCTCTGGTCTGCACGGGTGTGGTCAACCCGCAGAGCATGGGCCTGGGTGGAGGCGTCATCTTCACCATCTACAACGCGACCACCG GCGCCCAGTGGATCGCGGTCCCCGGGGAGCTCCGTGGCTACGCGGAGGCCCACCGCCGCCACGGCCGCCTGCCATGGGCGCGGCTGTTCACGCCCACCATCGCGCTGCTCCGCGGGGACCTCCGCGTGCCCCACGTCCTCAGCCTCTTCCTGCACAGCAGCCTCCTGCGTCCTTCCCTGTACGCATCGTCCCTGAG gcagCTCTTCTTCAACGGGACAGACCCCCTGAGGCCTCAGGACCCACTCCAGTGGCCCGCGCTGGCCGCTACGCTGGAGACCGTGGCCGCGGAAGGCGCGGAGGCCCTCTACACTGGGAGGCTGGGCCGGATGCTGCTGGAGGACATCGCCAAGGAAG GCAGCCAGCTGACCGCGCAGGACCTGGCGTCCTTCCGGCCGGAGGTGGTGGACGCCCTGGCGCTGCCCCTGGGGGACTACACCCTGTactcgccgccgccgcccgcagGGGGCGCTCTTCTCAGCCTCGTCCTCAACGTGCTCAAAG ggttCAACTTCTCCGCGGAGTCAGTGGCCAGGCCAGAGGGGAGCGTGAACCTATACCATCACCTCGTGGAGACGCTCAAGTTTGCTGGTGGGCAGAGGTGGCGGCTGTGGGACCCCCGAAGCCACCCGGAGGTGCAG AACACCTCCCAGGACCTGCTAGGGGAGGCTCTGGCCCAGCACATCCGCCAGCAGATCGACGCCCGGGGTGACCACCAGCCCAGCCATTACAGCCTGACCGGGACCTGGAGCCACAGGATGGGCACGGCCCACGTGTCCGTGCTGGGGGAGGATGGCAGCGCCGTGGCCGCCACCAGCACCATCAACACGCC CTTTGGCGCCATGGTGTACTCACCGCGCACCGGCATCCTCCTCAACAACGAGCTCCTGGACCTGTGCTGGAGGCACCCACGGGGCTCCGGAGCCGCTCCCCCGCCGGGTGAGCACGGGGCCCCGCGCGAGAGGCGGGCCGGCGGGCAGGACGGGACgcgggggcagggggcggccCTGGGGGGGGCGCCGGCTTGGAAGCAAGGCTGCACCGACACCctctggcctccagtcccaggcgaGCGGCCCCCGTCGTCCATGGTTCCCTCCGTCCTGGTCAGCGCAGCGCAGGGCTCGACGCTGGTGATCGGCGGGGCCGGCGGAGAGCTCATCGTCCCCGCTGTGGCCCAG GCCATCGTGAACAAGCTGTGGCTGGGCTTCGACCTGCAAGCCGCCATCGCGGCCCCCATCCTGCACGTGGACAGCAAGGGCCGGGTGGAGTACGAGCCCAGCTTCAGCCAG gAGGTGCAGAAGGGGCTCCAGGAGCGGGGCCAGAGCCAGACCGAGAGGCCCTTCTTCCTGAATGTGGTCCAGGCCGTGTCTCAGGACGGGGCCTGTGTGTATGCCGCAGCGGACCCCAGGAAGGGCGGGGAGCCCTCGGGCTACTGA
- the GGT5 gene encoding glutathione hydrolase 5 proenzyme isoform X3: MAQGRGAVVSVVLLGLGLALAVIVPVLVVSRHRVGCGPQAFAHAAVAADSKICSDIGRAVLQQQGSPVDAAIAALVCTGVVNPQSMGLGGGVIFTIYNATTGQVEVINARETVPASHVPGLLGQCEQAQPLGTGAQWIAVPGELRGYAEAHRRHGRLPWARLFTPTIALLRGDLRVPHVLSLFLHSSLLRPSLYASSLRQLFFNGTDPLRPQDPLQWPALAATLETVAAEGAEALYTGRLGRMLLEDIAKEGSQLTAQDLASFRPEVVDALALPLGDYTLYSPPPPAGGALLSLVLNVLKGFNFSAESVARPEGSVNLYHHLVETLKFAGGQRWRLWDPRSHPEVQNTSQDLLGEALAQHIRQQIDARGDHQPSHYSLTGTWSHRMGTAHVSVLGEDGSAVAATSTINTPFGAMVYSPRTGILLNNELLDLCWRHPRGSGAAPPPVPGERPPSSMVPSVLVSAAQGSTLVIGGAGGELIVPAVAQAIVNKLWLGFDLQAAIAAPILHVDSKGRVEYEPSFSQEVQKGLQERGQSQTERPFFLNVVQAVSQDGACVYAAADPRKGGEPSGY, from the exons ATGGCCCAGGGCCGCGGGGCCGTGGTCAGCGTGGtgctgctggggctggggctggcgcTGGCCGTCATCGTGCCCGTCTTGGTCGTCTCTCGGCACCGTGTCGGCTGTGGCCCCCAGGCCTTCGCCCACGCCGCGGTCGCTGCGGACTCCAAGATCTGCTCGGACATTGGACG GGCCGTGCTGCAGCAGCAGGGCTCGCCCGTGGACGCCGCCATCGCGGCTCTGGTCTGCACGGGTGTGGTCAACCCGCAGAGCATGGGCCTGGGTGGAGGCGTCATCTTCACCATCTACAACGCGACCACCG GGCAGGTGGAGGTCATCAACGCCAGGGAGACGGTGCCCGCCAGCCACGTCCCGGGTCTGCTGGGCCAGTGTGAGCAGGCCCAGCCTCTGGGCACAG GCGCCCAGTGGATCGCGGTCCCCGGGGAGCTCCGTGGCTACGCGGAGGCCCACCGCCGCCACGGCCGCCTGCCATGGGCGCGGCTGTTCACGCCCACCATCGCGCTGCTCCGCGGGGACCTCCGCGTGCCCCACGTCCTCAGCCTCTTCCTGCACAGCAGCCTCCTGCGTCCTTCCCTGTACGCATCGTCCCTGAG gcagCTCTTCTTCAACGGGACAGACCCCCTGAGGCCTCAGGACCCACTCCAGTGGCCCGCGCTGGCCGCTACGCTGGAGACCGTGGCCGCGGAAGGCGCGGAGGCCCTCTACACTGGGAGGCTGGGCCGGATGCTGCTGGAGGACATCGCCAAGGAAG GCAGCCAGCTGACCGCGCAGGACCTGGCGTCCTTCCGGCCGGAGGTGGTGGACGCCCTGGCGCTGCCCCTGGGGGACTACACCCTGTactcgccgccgccgcccgcagGGGGCGCTCTTCTCAGCCTCGTCCTCAACGTGCTCAAAG ggttCAACTTCTCCGCGGAGTCAGTGGCCAGGCCAGAGGGGAGCGTGAACCTATACCATCACCTCGTGGAGACGCTCAAGTTTGCTGGTGGGCAGAGGTGGCGGCTGTGGGACCCCCGAAGCCACCCGGAGGTGCAG AACACCTCCCAGGACCTGCTAGGGGAGGCTCTGGCCCAGCACATCCGCCAGCAGATCGACGCCCGGGGTGACCACCAGCCCAGCCATTACAGCCTGACCGGGACCTGGAGCCACAGGATGGGCACGGCCCACGTGTCCGTGCTGGGGGAGGATGGCAGCGCCGTGGCCGCCACCAGCACCATCAACACGCC CTTTGGCGCCATGGTGTACTCACCGCGCACCGGCATCCTCCTCAACAACGAGCTCCTGGACCTGTGCTGGAGGCACCCACGGGGCTCCGGAGCCGCTCCCCCGCCGG tcccaggcgaGCGGCCCCCGTCGTCCATGGTTCCCTCCGTCCTGGTCAGCGCAGCGCAGGGCTCGACGCTGGTGATCGGCGGGGCCGGCGGAGAGCTCATCGTCCCCGCTGTGGCCCAG GCCATCGTGAACAAGCTGTGGCTGGGCTTCGACCTGCAAGCCGCCATCGCGGCCCCCATCCTGCACGTGGACAGCAAGGGCCGGGTGGAGTACGAGCCCAGCTTCAGCCAG gAGGTGCAGAAGGGGCTCCAGGAGCGGGGCCAGAGCCAGACCGAGAGGCCCTTCTTCCTGAATGTGGTCCAGGCCGTGTCTCAGGACGGGGCCTGTGTGTATGCCGCAGCGGACCCCAGGAAGGGCGGGGAGCCCTCGGGCTACTGA